One genomic window of Methanosarcina acetivorans C2A includes the following:
- the modB gene encoding molybdate ABC transporter permease subunit, translating to MIPMLDNIWFPLSLTLWIAAISSFFVLSSGVAIAYVFARRDFRGKGLAELLLTLPLVLPPTVIGYLLVVLVGRNGFLGQMILNFLGTGIMFTWQAAVIAAYTVSLPLMVYTAKAAIEAVDREIEYAAYILGKSELETALQITLPIAKKGILAGLILSFARAMGEFGATLMLAGNIPGKTNTMSISIYSAFQAGNNKLAQVLVLILVFMSLLTIALTGRFAGKLEV from the coding sequence ATGATACCTATGCTGGACAATATCTGGTTTCCTTTATCACTCACGCTCTGGATAGCAGCTATATCGTCTTTTTTCGTACTATCCAGTGGCGTAGCCATAGCTTATGTGTTTGCAAGGCGGGATTTCAGGGGGAAAGGACTTGCGGAACTACTACTAACTCTTCCCCTTGTCCTTCCCCCTACCGTAATTGGTTACCTTCTTGTTGTCCTGGTGGGAAGAAATGGATTTTTAGGGCAGATGATTCTCAATTTTCTGGGGACAGGGATCATGTTCACCTGGCAGGCAGCAGTTATTGCGGCATATACGGTTTCCCTTCCCCTGATGGTATATACCGCAAAAGCAGCCATTGAAGCAGTGGATAGGGAAATAGAATATGCTGCCTATATCCTTGGAAAAAGTGAACTTGAGACCGCTCTGCAAATAACCCTACCAATTGCAAAAAAAGGAATACTGGCAGGGCTGATACTCAGTTTTGCCAGGGCTATGGGAGAATTCGGAGCAACTCTTATGCTGGCAGGAAATATCCCGGGAAAAACGAACACAATGTCGATCTCGATATATAGCGCCTTTCAGGCGGGAAATAACAAACTTGCCCAGGTGCTGGTCTTAATCCTGGTCTTTATGTCCCTGCTGACCATTGCATTGACCGGAAGATTCGCAGGAAAATTAGAGGTATGA
- a CDS encoding ABC transporter ATP-binding protein, with protein sequence MRLGVKVDIKKHYTEAEINRKRSTGKAFTLDVSFEMDNELVVLFGPSGSGKTTLFKCISGITQPDNGKITVGSKIYYDKDKKINLPIQKRNLGYVFQNYTLFPHMNVRKNIECGLKKWEKEDREVRVMEMLNLLHIEELETHYPSQLSGGQKQRVALARALAPKPELLLLDEPFSALDRVLRIELAEKLKKLQKRIGIPLAFITHSLDEAFVLADRILILYRGEVQQFGAPEEIFYHPRNLHVAELAGLSNIFDDARVEEQVEKLVEGNNAGPKRTVLKSGEMRIAVNPLNLKEGDKVSWGIHPENITLLLPNSGSEDKDENVYSAYVHSITGKGPKKRIVLKLARHEKSLNAEVPAQFADALNLNTGDLCLVKMDMSKVVAF encoded by the coding sequence ATGAGATTGGGCGTTAAAGTTGATATTAAAAAACATTATACTGAAGCTGAAATCAATAGGAAAAGAAGCACTGGAAAAGCTTTTACGTTAGATGTCAGCTTTGAAATGGATAACGAACTTGTGGTGCTTTTCGGGCCTTCAGGGTCCGGAAAGACCACGTTGTTTAAATGCATTTCGGGAATCACACAGCCGGATAACGGAAAGATAACTGTAGGGAGTAAAATATACTACGACAAAGACAAAAAAATTAACCTGCCAATCCAGAAACGTAATCTTGGCTATGTTTTTCAGAACTATACCCTCTTTCCCCACATGAACGTGAGAAAAAACATAGAATGCGGCCTCAAAAAATGGGAAAAAGAGGACAGGGAAGTAAGGGTCATGGAAATGCTGAACCTGCTCCATATTGAGGAGCTGGAAACCCATTATCCATCTCAGCTTTCAGGCGGGCAGAAACAGAGAGTCGCCCTGGCAAGAGCCCTTGCTCCGAAACCCGAACTGCTGCTGCTTGATGAACCTTTTTCCGCACTTGACAGGGTACTAAGGATCGAACTTGCAGAAAAACTAAAGAAACTGCAAAAAAGAATCGGAATTCCCCTCGCGTTTATCACGCACAGCCTGGACGAAGCTTTCGTTTTAGCTGACAGGATCCTCATTTTATATCGTGGGGAAGTCCAGCAGTTCGGAGCCCCTGAAGAGATCTTCTATCATCCCAGAAACCTGCATGTCGCAGAGCTCGCAGGTTTGTCAAATATTTTTGATGATGCACGGGTTGAGGAACAGGTTGAGAAACTGGTTGAGGGGAATAATGCAGGCCCAAAACGCACAGTTTTAAAGAGCGGGGAAATGCGGATTGCGGTAAACCCCCTGAACCTTAAAGAAGGGGATAAAGTTTCCTGGGGGATCCATCCGGAGAACATAACGCTTCTCCTGCCGAACTCCGGCTCCGAGGATAAGGACGAAAATGTCTATTCCGCATACGTCCACAGCATCACCGGCAAGGGACCAAAGAAAAGAATTGTACTTAAACTTGCCAGGCATGAAAAATCCCTGAATGCCGAGGTACCTGCACAATTTGCAGATGCCCTGAACCTGAATACCGGGGATTTGTGTCTGGTCAAAATGGACATGAGTAAAGTAGTGGCGTTTTGA
- a CDS encoding cysteine hydrolase: MIENTKKAIEKARAAGIPVIHTIMNIRLEVLPDMGLWKTAKHMEFATTKPEKREFEFGIVEEFTPQPEDIVVIKYNTLDAFHNTDLDQILKGLKCDTLLLTGVATNLCFEITFRSAFNRGYKCVVLSDCTASINEEFQKFAVEGIFPMFGEVCTVDELEIVS; encoded by the coding sequence ATGATTGAAAATACGAAGAAAGCCATAGAAAAAGCAAGAGCTGCAGGGATTCCTGTTATTCATACTATAATGAACATCAGGCTTGAGGTTTTACCGGATATGGGGTTATGGAAGACTGCTAAGCATATGGAATTCGCAACAACGAAGCCCGAGAAAAGGGAATTCGAATTCGGGATTGTGGAAGAATTTACTCCTCAGCCGGAAGACATCGTAGTCATCAAATACAATACCCTGGACGCCTTTCATAATACTGATCTGGATCAAATCCTGAAAGGTTTAAAGTGTGACACTCTCCTTTTAACAGGGGTTGCAACAAACCTTTGCTTCGAAATCACTTTTAGAAGTGCATTTAACAGAGGTTACAAATGCGTGGTATTAAGCGACTGCACTGCCTCTATAAATGAAGAGTTTCAAAAGTTTGCCGTAGAAGGAATCTTCCCGATGTTCGGGGAAGTCTGTACAGTTGATGAACTGGAGATTGTTTCCTGA
- a CDS encoding PGF-pre-PGF domain-containing protein — protein sequence MTVGNAAAGSEQNSAIYEDRIVWQDDSNGSWDIQMYDIYDSTKTQITNNEADQQNPDIYGDRIVWQDSRNGNQDVFMYDISISREVQITTSESYQGKPAIYGDKIVWEDDRNGNRDIYMYDISTSKETRITNNTSDQSSPDIYGDRIVWTEEGAIYMYNISTSTETQVTPHWWGWEGWDEEYHNDFARAPFIYGNRIVYEAETETGNYLIKMYDLSNSTEQTIGLVDEAYYPAIYGDKIVWENIPGGTPLTGDENHDIHMYNLSTFTVTRITTNNSLQGDPAIYGDRIVWTDARNAVSYDDLSDIYMYDLSTSTETRITTAKEEQMAQGTETQITTNEGEQERPAIYGDRIVWTDWRNGNRHDFLNGDIYMYDISTSTETRITSNESSQSRPAIYGDRIVWADYRNDNGSYMISDIYMYDLFSSTETQISTSGSAYSPAIYGDRIVWMDYRNDNGSYTNYDIYMYDLSTHKETQISTSGSAYSPAIYGDRIVWYDSRNGDDYNPNWNIYMYDLFSSKETQISTSGSAYSPAAIYEDRIVWIDTRRTGGKDIYMYDLSTATETRITTSVSASNLAIYDDRIVWDENRRFNGNPEIYMWNLSTSTESKITSNEPYQSVIYVALPAIYGDRIVWDDNRNGNADIYMFTLASAEVPDSGGNDSESPAAEFTSNVSSGNAPLSVLFTDLSQYATGRSWDFNNDGISDSSEIAPVYVFSDPGIYTVKLTVNNANGTDSKTTTITVERKSSGGSSGSGGGGGSPEPAKNVEVKELSQVFITNDKAVKFDFVKNATCVVYVGFDAKKTAGKTTTIVEELKGKSSLVSELPSGDVYKSFNVWVGNSGYATSENIENPVICFKVEKAWLQDKNIDQASIALNRYSDEKWEQLPANLSGEDDTYMYFTAGVPGFSPFAITGESKSSREENETGTKLESEGRSINGNETGSEGMESEQQTEQEESTGMPGFEVAFSVACLLTVFLYKRR from the coding sequence ATGACCGTAGGGAACGCGGCTGCAGGTTCGGAACAGAACTCTGCCATCTACGAAGACAGGATAGTGTGGCAGGATGATAGCAACGGAAGCTGGGATATTCAAATGTATGATATTTATGATTCTACTAAAACTCAGATCACCAACAATGAAGCAGACCAGCAGAACCCTGATATCTATGGGGACAGAATAGTGTGGCAGGATTCCCGCAATGGGAACCAGGATGTCTTCATGTATGATATCTCTATTTCCAGAGAAGTCCAGATCACTACCAGTGAATCATATCAGGGTAAGCCTGCTATCTATGGCGATAAGATCGTGTGGGAAGATGACCGTAATGGAAACCGGGATATTTACATGTACGATATCTCCACTTCCAAAGAAACTCGGATCACAAATAACACATCAGATCAGTCATCGCCTGATATTTACGGAGACAGGATAGTGTGGACTGAAGAAGGGGCTATCTACATGTATAACATCTCCACTTCAACAGAAACCCAGGTCACCCCTCATTGGTGGGGCTGGGAAGGATGGGATGAGGAATATCATAATGATTTCGCTAGGGCTCCTTTTATCTATGGAAATAGGATCGTGTATGAGGCTGAAACCGAAACAGGAAACTACCTTATTAAGATGTACGACCTCTCTAATTCCACTGAACAGACCATCGGTTTGGTGGATGAAGCATACTACCCTGCAATTTATGGTGATAAGATAGTATGGGAAAACATTCCTGGTGGCACTCCTTTAACTGGTGACGAGAACCATGATATCCACATGTATAATCTTTCCACTTTTACGGTAACTCGTATCACCACCAACAACTCGCTCCAGGGGGATCCTGCAATTTACGGAGACAGGATAGTCTGGACAGATGCGAGGAACGCAGTTAGTTATGATGACTTGTCGGACATCTATATGTACGACCTCTCAACTTCCACAGAAACCCGGATTACTACAGCTAAAGAAGAACAAATGGCACAGGGTACTGAAACACAGATTACCACCAATGAAGGAGAGCAGGAACGGCCTGCTATCTACGGGGACAGGATAGTCTGGACCGATTGGCGCAATGGAAACCGGCATGACTTCCTAAATGGGGATATCTACATGTATGATATCTCCACTTCTACAGAAACCCGGATTACTTCCAACGAATCATCTCAGTCCCGCCCTGCTATCTACGGAGACAGGATAGTCTGGGCGGATTACCGCAATGACAATGGAAGTTACATGATTTCCGATATTTACATGTACGATCTCTTTTCTTCTACGGAAACTCAGATTAGCACCAGTGGATCAGCATACTCGCCTGCTATCTACGGAGACAGGATAGTCTGGATGGATTACCGCAATGACAATGGAAGTTACACGAATTACGATATTTACATGTATGACCTTTCAACTCACAAAGAAACTCAGATTAGCACCAGTGGATCAGCATACTCGCCTGCTATCTATGGTGACAGGATAGTATGGTATGATTCGAGGAATGGAGATGATTACAATCCAAACTGGAATATTTACATGTACGATCTCTTTTCTTCTAAGGAAACTCAGATTAGCACCAGCGGATCAGCATACTCGCCTGCTGCTATCTACGAGGACAGGATAGTGTGGATAGACACCCGCCGCACTGGAGGGAAGGATATCTACATGTACGACCTCTCTACTGCAACTGAAACTCGAATAACCACCAGCGTATCGGCATCTAATCTTGCTATCTATGATGACAGGATAGTGTGGGATGAGAACCGAAGGTTCAACGGAAATCCCGAGATCTATATGTGGAACCTTTCCACTTCTACTGAATCTAAGATTACCAGTAATGAACCATATCAGTCCGTGATATATGTGGCTTTGCCTGCTATCTATGGAGACAGAATTGTGTGGGATGATAATCGGAATGGAAATGCTGATATCTACATGTTTACCCTCGCTTCGGCCGAGGTACCAGATTCTGGTGGCAATGATTCTGAGTCCCCGGCTGCAGAGTTCACCAGCAACGTTTCCAGCGGGAATGCGCCTCTTTCCGTCCTGTTTACCGATCTCTCTCAATACGCTACAGGAAGGAGCTGGGATTTTAACAATGACGGAATTTCTGACTCCTCTGAAATAGCTCCGGTATATGTGTTCTCAGATCCGGGAATTTACACAGTAAAACTAACAGTAAACAATGCAAACGGCACGGATTCAAAAACTACCACAATAACTGTGGAGAGGAAGAGCAGCGGAGGAAGCAGCGGTAGTGGCGGTGGAGGAGGTTCCCCCGAACCTGCAAAAAACGTTGAAGTCAAGGAACTTTCCCAGGTGTTCATTACAAACGACAAGGCTGTAAAGTTTGATTTCGTGAAGAACGCAACCTGTGTTGTATATGTGGGTTTTGATGCAAAAAAGACCGCAGGCAAGACCACAACCATTGTTGAGGAATTAAAGGGTAAATCTTCACTTGTTTCCGAACTTCCTTCCGGTGATGTCTACAAGTCCTTTAATGTCTGGGTTGGAAATTCTGGATACGCAACTTCCGAGAATATCGAAAACCCTGTTATTTGCTTTAAGGTTGAAAAGGCCTGGCTGCAGGACAAAAACATTGACCAGGCTTCAATTGCGCTTAACAGGTATAGTGATGAAAAGTGGGAACAGTTGCCGGCAAACCTTTCCGGTGAAGATGATACTTACATGTACTTCACAGCCGGGGTTCCTGGTTTCTCTCCATTTGCAATAACAGGGGAGTCAAAGAGCTCCAGGGAAGAAAATGAGACAGGTACAAAGCTTGAATCCGAGGGTAGATCGATCAATGGAAATGAGACCGGGAGTGAAGGGATGGAATCAGAACAGCAAACCGAACAGGAAGAAAGTACAGGCATGCCTGGATTTGAAGTAGCTTTCAGTGTCGCTTGCCTGCTAACAGTATTTCTGTACAAAAGAAGGTAA
- a CDS encoding isochorismatase family protein, giving the protein MEELSLRPEDFIVIKCNAINGFSDTALDKVLKRLKRNTLILAEAFDRGYNIIVLSNCTASINAKLQGFSIEAIFPMLGGSQYSR; this is encoded by the coding sequence GTGGAAGAACTTTCCCTCCGCCCCGAGGACTTCATAGTTATAAAATGTAACGCTATTAACGGCTTTTCCGATACCGCTCTGGACAAAGTTTTGAAGAGACTCAAGCGGAACACGCTTATCCTTGCAGAAGCTTTTGACAGGGGATACAACATCATAGTGCTCAGCAACTGCACGGCCTCTATCAATGCGAAGCTTCAAGGGTTTTCCATCGAAGCAATCTTTCCGATGCTGGGGGGAAGTCAGTACAGTCGATGA
- a CDS encoding MscL family protein produces MGLFSEFKEFLYEYKVIPLAIAFIMGIASTALIKSFVDNIIMPIITPFVPGGGWETATVELGPIVISWGAFLGELVNFIIIAFAVFIIAKKVLQEEKVEKK; encoded by the coding sequence ATGGGACTTTTTAGTGAATTCAAGGAATTCCTTTACGAATACAAGGTGATTCCCCTGGCAATTGCCTTTATCATGGGTATCGCATCCACGGCTCTAATAAAGTCATTTGTGGACAACATTATCATGCCGATTATCACACCTTTTGTTCCCGGAGGGGGCTGGGAGACGGCAACGGTTGAACTGGGGCCAATAGTAATAAGCTGGGGAGCTTTTCTCGGGGAGTTGGTAAACTTCATTATAATTGCATTCGCAGTTTTTATCATTGCAAAAAAAGTGCTGCAGGAAGAAAAGGTTGAAAAGAAATAA
- a CDS encoding APC family permease, whose amino-acid sequence MAETKSMGLWASASIGVGAMVGAGIFSIFGTAAQISGNAVYVSFIIAGMIALLNTYSYAKMGVRYPSAGGPVEFMLKGFGDGILSGGLNLLLWVGYVFGLALYAKGFSYYAITFLPAGSAPVWTSFFATAIILAFTAINFRGAKTVGKSELFIVSIKVGILLLFAAAGMFYVTPGNLSISAWPAPKNLFFGAGMVFLAYQGFGLITNAAEDMKNPEKNLPRALYLSVVLVIIIYVSVSLAVIGNLSVPEIQNAQDYALAAAAKPFLGDIGFKIMAFAALFSTSSAINASLYGGANVSYILAKDGELPEIFERKVWHRSPEGLFITSSLVILCANFLQLEGIGMLASTCLLMVYVAVNISHLRLLKETGAKSYIIWASLLSSLTFFCVLLYYEFMHSKTTLGLLGFTVFCCFAAEWTYRKYSGRLIKERTG is encoded by the coding sequence ATGGCAGAGACAAAATCAATGGGGTTATGGGCTTCAGCTTCCATAGGAGTTGGAGCAATGGTTGGAGCCGGAATCTTTTCAATCTTCGGAACGGCTGCCCAGATTTCCGGAAACGCGGTCTACGTTTCTTTTATTATTGCAGGGATGATCGCACTTTTAAACACCTATTCCTATGCAAAGATGGGGGTCAGGTACCCTTCGGCAGGCGGCCCCGTAGAGTTCATGCTTAAAGGGTTTGGAGATGGAATTTTAAGCGGGGGACTGAACCTCCTGCTCTGGGTGGGTTATGTTTTCGGGCTCGCCCTCTATGCAAAAGGTTTTTCTTACTATGCGATAACCTTTCTCCCTGCAGGTTCGGCTCCTGTGTGGACCAGTTTCTTTGCCACGGCTATCATCCTTGCCTTTACAGCCATCAATTTCAGAGGGGCAAAAACCGTGGGGAAATCGGAGCTCTTTATTGTTTCCATAAAAGTTGGGATCCTCCTGCTTTTTGCTGCTGCAGGGATGTTTTATGTTACTCCAGGAAACCTTTCAATTTCAGCCTGGCCGGCTCCCAAAAATCTCTTTTTCGGGGCCGGAATGGTTTTTCTCGCATACCAGGGCTTCGGACTGATAACCAATGCTGCAGAAGACATGAAAAACCCGGAAAAAAACCTTCCAAGAGCCCTTTATCTGAGTGTCGTGCTCGTCATCATCATCTATGTATCCGTCAGCCTTGCTGTGATAGGAAACCTTTCCGTCCCTGAGATCCAAAATGCACAGGACTATGCCCTTGCGGCTGCTGCAAAGCCTTTCCTCGGGGATATAGGTTTTAAAATAATGGCTTTTGCTGCCCTTTTTTCGACCTCTTCCGCAATCAATGCCTCCCTTTACGGAGGTGCAAATGTAAGCTACATTCTGGCAAAAGATGGAGAATTGCCCGAAATTTTTGAGAGGAAAGTCTGGCACCGAAGTCCCGAAGGGCTCTTTATCACCTCAAGCCTGGTTATTCTCTGCGCAAACTTTCTCCAGCTTGAAGGAATAGGTATGCTTGCCAGTACTTGCCTTCTCATGGTTTACGTGGCAGTTAATATTTCCCACCTTCGCCTGTTAAAGGAAACCGGGGCAAAATCCTATATTATCTGGGCTTCACTTTTAAGCAGCCTGACCTTCTTTTGCGTGCTTTTGTACTACGAATTCATGCATTCGAAGACAACTCTCGGACTACTTGGATTTACGGTTTTTTGTTGCTTTGCTGCCGAATGGACCTACAGAAAATACTCCGGTAGGCTTATAAAGGAAAGGACAGGCTGA
- a CDS encoding GNAT family N-acetyltransferase, translated as MGSGRFLAYEKRTLSQGTHYFLAPGYATKAVKSMLQRVFSSLKGDFIIAYTCPHMKASIRVLEKNRFLLKEPCPKRE; from the coding sequence ATAGGAAGCGGGAGATTTCTTGCCTATGAGAAAAGAACTCTTAGCCAGGGTACTCATTACTTTCTGGCACCAGGATATGCGACCAAGGCTGTTAAATCAATGTTGCAGCGGGTTTTTTCCAGCCTCAAAGGGGACTTCATCATAGCTTATACGTGTCCACACATGAAGGCTTCGATCCGTGTGCTGGAAAAGAACAGATTTCTTTTAAAGGAGCCGTGTCCGAAGAGGGAATAA
- a CDS encoding carboxymuconolactone decarboxylase family protein, translating into MPEHPLKVIMDKDPELFSLLENMRELSFAEGGIPLKYKFLIAMALDAANGAVDGVKVLAIQAMEAGATKDEVMETIRIAQYIFGVGSVYTAAKALTDVL; encoded by the coding sequence ATGCCAGAACATCCTCTCAAAGTTATAATGGATAAAGACCCGGAATTATTTTCCCTGCTTGAAAACATGCGAGAACTTTCTTTTGCAGAAGGCGGAATTCCTCTTAAGTACAAATTCCTTATTGCAATGGCTCTGGATGCAGCTAACGGTGCAGTTGACGGAGTAAAGGTCCTTGCAATCCAGGCAATGGAAGCCGGAGCTACAAAAGATGAGGTTATGGAAACGATAAGGATAGCCCAGTATATTTTCGGAGTTGGAAGTGTTTACACGGCTGCAAAAGCCCTGACAGACGTCTTATAA
- a CDS encoding DUF1330 domain-containing protein — MIEIRVLDHELYAGYVEKVPEIIKKHGGRYLIRGGEVISMFGNWDPERIILIEFETLEKLRNCFNSEKYLEIAPSRENSTITESIVVNGYLPPE; from the coding sequence ATAATTGAAATCAGAGTTTTGGACCACGAACTTTACGCCGGGTATGTCGAAAAAGTTCCCGAAATCATAAAAAAGCACGGCGGCAGGTATCTGATTCGAGGAGGAGAAGTGATATCTATGTTTGGGAACTGGGACCCCGAGAGAATAATCCTGATCGAGTTCGAAACCCTGGAAAAGTTAAGAAATTGTTTCAATTCTGAGAAATACCTTGAGATTGCGCCCTCTCGAGAGAATTCAACCATTACAGAATCGATAGTAGTGAATGGATATCTCCCCCCTGAATAA
- a CDS encoding aldo/keto reductase, with translation MLYRKMPENGDELSILGFGCMRLPLKEDGTIDEQRARSLVRYAIDQGINYVDTAWPYHMGESEPFLGRTLADGYREKVKLATKLPSWLVESREDMDKFLNAQLERLKTDHIDYYLIHGLAGKLWDKLEALDATDFLNKAKADGRIVNAGFSFHGPVEDFKRIVDAYPWTFCQIQYNFMDEKHQAGTEGLKYAASKGLGIIVMEPLLGGNLAGQVPDEVKEIWAESPVKRTPPEWALRWVWNHPEVTVALSGMNEESQVEENLKIAGEAYPNSLTEDELQLISRVEKKYHELMKVGCTGCEYCMPCPSGVYIPECFRIYNDLHMFGNVEGARFKYAVNMSGVFTNSDPGGFASQCTECGQCMEKCPQGLKIPELLKAVAEELEGPDLEQRIAMAKKLFKRD, from the coding sequence ATGCTGTACAGGAAAATGCCAGAGAATGGGGACGAGCTTTCAATACTGGGTTTTGGGTGTATGCGCCTCCCCCTTAAAGAGGATGGCACAATAGATGAGCAAAGGGCCAGAAGCCTGGTGAGGTATGCAATTGACCAGGGGATAAACTATGTTGACACAGCCTGGCCCTATCATATGGGAGAGAGCGAGCCGTTTTTAGGACGCACTCTTGCTGACGGCTATCGGGAAAAAGTCAAACTTGCAACAAAACTCCCATCCTGGCTTGTGGAGAGCCGGGAAGACATGGATAAATTCCTGAATGCCCAGCTGGAGAGACTCAAAACGGATCATATTGATTATTATCTGATCCACGGTCTTGCAGGAAAACTATGGGACAAACTGGAGGCTCTTGATGCGACCGATTTCCTCAATAAGGCAAAAGCTGACGGCCGTATTGTAAATGCAGGTTTCTCGTTCCACGGGCCAGTTGAGGATTTCAAAAGGATTGTTGACGCTTATCCCTGGACTTTCTGCCAGATCCAGTACAATTTCATGGATGAAAAGCACCAGGCAGGAACCGAAGGACTGAAATATGCAGCTTCAAAAGGCCTGGGGATTATTGTTATGGAACCTCTTCTCGGCGGGAATCTGGCTGGTCAAGTACCTGATGAAGTAAAAGAGATCTGGGCCGAATCGCCGGTAAAAAGGACCCCTCCTGAATGGGCTCTTCGCTGGGTGTGGAACCACCCTGAAGTCACGGTTGCACTCTCAGGCATGAATGAGGAGTCCCAGGTCGAGGAAAACCTGAAAATTGCCGGGGAAGCCTATCCGAATTCCTTGACCGAAGACGAGCTTCAGCTTATCAGCAGAGTTGAGAAAAAATACCATGAACTCATGAAAGTCGGCTGTACCGGCTGTGAGTACTGCATGCCCTGCCCTTCAGGAGTTTACATCCCGGAATGCTTTAGAATTTACAATGATCTGCATATGTTCGGGAATGTGGAGGGGGCCAGATTCAAGTATGCGGTTAATATGAGCGGGGTATTTACCAATTCCGATCCCGGGGGATTTGCTTCCCAGTGCACTGAGTGTGGTCAATGTATGGAAAAATGTCCTCAGGGGCTAAAAATCCCTGAGCTGCTCAAAGCAGTGGCGGAGGAGTTGGAAGGGCCTGACCTGGAGCAGAGGATAGCTATGGCTAAAAAACTCTTTAAGAGAGACTGA
- a CDS encoding aldo/keto reductase, with product MLYRKIPENGDELSILGFGCMRLPLKEGKIDEERAREQLRYAIGHGVNYVDTAWPYHMGESEPFVGRALADGYREKVKLATKLPSWTVKSREDMDRILNVQLERLRTDHIDYYLVHGLVGALWDKMEKLEVLSFLDKAKADGLIVNAGFSFHGSVEDFKRIVDAYPWTFCQIQYNFLDEKNQAGTEGLKYAASKGLGVIIMEPLRGGKLTYPIPPAVQEIWDEAPVKRTPAEWSLRWIWNHPEVTVVLSGMNEELHIEENLKIAGEAYPNSLTEAELQLVSKVEQKYRGLMKTGCTGCRYCIPCSSGVDIPSCFEIYDNFCLSGNEKEAKLMYAAKPGGIIRGDVPGYASQCVQCGECVEKCPQHLDIPALLEAVEKKFEGKDFKGWRVMAKKAFRKE from the coding sequence ATGCTGTACAGAAAAATACCAGAAAACGGAGACGAGCTTTCGATACTTGGGTTCGGATGCATGCGGCTTCCTCTTAAAGAAGGAAAAATAGATGAAGAAAGGGCCAGAGAGCAGCTGCGCTATGCAATCGGTCACGGGGTAAATTACGTCGACACAGCCTGGCCATACCATATGGGAGAAAGTGAGCCTTTCGTGGGGAGAGCTCTTGCTGACGGTTACCGGGAAAAGGTTAAGCTCGCAACAAAGCTTCCCTCCTGGACCGTGAAAAGTAGGGAAGATATGGACAGGATTCTGAATGTTCAGCTTGAGAGGCTCAGGACGGACCATATAGATTATTACCTTGTGCACGGGCTTGTGGGAGCTCTGTGGGACAAAATGGAAAAGCTCGAAGTTTTGAGTTTTCTTGATAAAGCTAAAGCTGACGGACTCATTGTAAATGCGGGTTTCTCTTTCCACGGGTCAGTTGAGGATTTCAAAAGGATTGTGGACGCCTATCCCTGGACTTTCTGCCAGATCCAATACAATTTCCTGGATGAAAAGAACCAGGCAGGAACCGAAGGGCTGAAATATGCAGCTTCAAAGGGGCTGGGCGTAATTATAATGGAACCTCTGCGTGGGGGGAAGCTGACATATCCTATCCCGCCTGCAGTTCAGGAGATCTGGGACGAAGCTCCGGTAAAGCGAACGCCTGCAGAATGGTCTCTTCGCTGGATCTGGAACCATCCAGAGGTTACGGTTGTGCTTTCAGGCATGAACGAAGAGTTGCATATCGAAGAGAACCTGAAAATTGCTGGGGAAGCCTATCCGAATTCCCTGACCGAAGCTGAACTGCAGCTAGTATCGAAAGTGGAACAGAAGTACAGAGGACTTATGAAAACAGGCTGTACAGGCTGCAGGTACTGCATCCCCTGCTCTTCGGGAGTGGACATCCCGAGCTGTTTTGAAATCTACGATAACTTCTGCCTTTCAGGGAATGAAAAAGAAGCAAAACTCATGTATGCGGCAAAACCCGGAGGGATAATAAGAGGGGATGTCCCGGGTTATGCCTCCCAGTGCGTACAATGCGGGGAATGTGTTGAAAAGTGCCCGCAGCATCTGGATATACCAGCCCTGCTTGAAGCCGTTGAAAAGAAATTTGAAGGAAAAGACTTCAAGGGCTGGAGAGTCATGGCAAAAAAGGCTTTTAGGAAGGAGTAA